The Phycisphaeraceae bacterium genome has a window encoding:
- a CDS encoding ParB N-terminal domain-containing protein: MNIETLPIDAVKEYDRNPRTINDAAIDAVAKSIEAFGFKVPILIDADGVIIAGHTRLRAARKLGLKEVPTIRADDLTPEQVKALRIADNKVATLTSWDMELLPLELADLKGVDFDLALLGFSAEDLSAIMAPAGSEGLTDPDDVPGAPDAATTVPGDIWVLGNHRLMCGDSSKPEDLDRLLDGQPIHLVNTDPPYNVKVEPRSNNAIVAGLSSFALPGKADQHDQQSADLNRYPEKSRATHKKLRAKDRPLANDFVSDDEFDRLLAAWFGNITRVLIPGGTFYIWGGYANCGNYPPVLKRCELYFAQAIIWIKEHPVLTRKDFMGNHEWCFYGWKEGAAHRFFGPANVPDTWSIKKVNPQSMVHLTEKPVELARRAIEFSSRPGENVLDLFGGSGSTLIGAEMTGRHAFLMELDALYCDVIVQRWEKFTGRKAERLPAKGVAEEKAATGIAAGSKA, encoded by the coding sequence ATGAACATCGAGACGCTGCCCATCGACGCGGTCAAGGAATACGACCGCAATCCCCGCACCATCAACGACGCCGCCATCGACGCGGTGGCCAAGAGCATCGAGGCGTTCGGCTTCAAGGTGCCGATCTTGATCGACGCCGACGGCGTGATCATCGCCGGGCACACGCGGCTCCGCGCGGCGCGGAAACTCGGGCTCAAGGAGGTGCCGACCATCCGCGCCGATGATCTGACGCCGGAACAGGTCAAAGCGCTGCGCATCGCCGACAACAAGGTCGCCACGCTGACGTCGTGGGACATGGAGCTCCTGCCGCTAGAGCTGGCCGACCTGAAGGGCGTGGACTTCGACCTCGCGCTGCTCGGCTTCAGCGCCGAGGATCTCAGCGCCATCATGGCTCCTGCGGGCAGCGAGGGTTTGACCGATCCCGATGACGTGCCGGGCGCACCTGACGCAGCGACGACAGTGCCCGGCGACATCTGGGTGCTCGGCAACCACCGCCTGATGTGCGGCGACTCGTCCAAGCCCGAGGACCTGGACCGTCTGCTTGATGGCCAGCCGATCCATCTCGTGAACACGGACCCGCCGTACAACGTGAAGGTCGAGCCCCGCTCAAACAACGCCATCGTCGCGGGCCTCAGTTCGTTCGCACTGCCCGGCAAAGCAGACCAGCACGATCAGCAGAGCGCCGACCTCAACCGCTACCCCGAGAAGAGCCGCGCCACGCACAAGAAGCTCCGGGCCAAGGACCGGCCGCTCGCCAACGACTTCGTGTCCGATGACGAGTTCGATCGGCTGCTCGCGGCGTGGTTCGGGAACATTACCCGCGTGCTCATCCCCGGCGGCACCTTCTACATCTGGGGCGGCTACGCCAACTGCGGCAACTACCCGCCGGTGCTGAAGCGGTGCGAGCTCTACTTCGCGCAGGCGATCATCTGGATCAAGGAGCACCCGGTCCTCACGCGGAAGGACTTCATGGGCAACCACGAGTGGTGCTTCTATGGCTGGAAGGAAGGCGCGGCGCACCGCTTCTTCGGCCCGGCCAACGTGCCCGACACCTGGTCGATCAAGAAGGTCAACCCGCAGAGCATGGTCCACCTCACCGAGAAGCCCGTGGAGCTCGCGCGGCGGGCCATCGAGTTCTCGTCGCGTCCGGGCGAGAACGTGCTCGATCTCTTCGGCGGCAGCGGCTCCACGCTCATCGGCGCGGAGATGACCGGGCGGCACGCATTCCTCATGGAGCTCGACGCCCTCTACTGCGATGTCATCGTGCAGCGCTGGGAGAAGTTCACGGGCCGCAAGGCGGAGCGGCTGCCTGCGAAGGGTGTGGCCGAAGAGAAAGCCGCGACGGGCATCGCGGCTGGGAGCAAGGCGTGA
- a CDS encoding phage terminase large subunit family protein gives MAIDPRKLKPGELARLLNSTTLGEVISERQLHRHRTRAGFRVAADGDAGKVDLFRYVAWLATTRHEAIADAANAPEGLTGYDAMKERARLRNAMLSLSGRDIGDLPSVADPARRDRAARDFRYFCEAYFPQTFHLKWSDDHLKVIAKIEQAVLEGGLFAMAMPRGSGKTSLCEIACLWALVYGHREFVALVGSDEEHAAGMLDSIKAELENSEILGGDFPEVCHPIRSLEGIHQRASGQLYQGKQTHIGWTAREIVLPTIPGSAASGAIIRVAGITGRIRGMKHKRVDGVSVRPSLVLIDDPQTDESARSPSQCANRERILAGAILGMAGPGRKIAGLMTLTVVRPDDLADRILDRDKHPQWQGERTKMVYSFPKNEKLWAEYARVRAEGLRADRGISDATAFYGKHRTAMDEGAVIAWPERYNHDELSAVQHAMNLRLQNESAFFAEYQNEPLPEVEVADDLLSADQIAAKVNGHARGLVPLGCSHLTMFVDVQGKALFYLVAAWEDDFTGHIIDYGTEPDQKQAYFTLRDVRRTLGAASPRAGVEGAIYGGLERLIEATVAREWRRDDGAMVRIDRCLIDANWGSSTDVVYQFCRQSPHASVLTPSHGRYVGASSLPFSDYKRKRGERVGLNWRVPIVTGKRAVRHVLFDTNYWKSFVHARLAVPMGDPGGLSLFGQKPEIHRLLSEHLTSEYRVRTEGRGRTVDEWRLRVEGLDNHWLDGLVGAAVAASMQGAVLFGTDHKVIVRPRIRLSQLRGGRR, from the coding sequence GTGGCGATTGACCCGCGCAAACTCAAGCCAGGCGAACTCGCGCGGCTGCTCAACAGCACGACGCTGGGCGAGGTGATCAGCGAGCGGCAGCTCCACCGACATCGCACGCGCGCGGGGTTCCGCGTCGCGGCCGACGGCGATGCGGGCAAGGTTGATCTGTTCCGATACGTGGCGTGGCTGGCGACCACGCGGCACGAGGCGATCGCCGATGCTGCCAATGCGCCGGAAGGTCTGACGGGTTACGACGCGATGAAGGAGCGTGCTCGGCTCCGCAACGCGATGCTGTCGCTGTCGGGACGGGACATTGGTGATCTGCCGTCGGTTGCGGACCCCGCCAGGCGAGATCGAGCCGCGCGGGACTTCCGGTACTTCTGCGAGGCGTACTTCCCGCAGACGTTTCACCTGAAGTGGTCGGATGACCATCTCAAGGTCATCGCCAAGATCGAACAGGCGGTGCTCGAGGGCGGGCTGTTTGCGATGGCGATGCCGCGCGGCTCAGGCAAGACCTCGCTCTGCGAGATCGCGTGTCTGTGGGCGTTGGTGTACGGGCACCGGGAGTTCGTGGCGCTCGTGGGGTCGGACGAAGAGCACGCGGCGGGGATGCTGGACTCGATCAAGGCGGAGCTGGAGAACAGCGAGATCCTCGGCGGGGACTTCCCAGAGGTCTGCCACCCGATCCGCTCGCTCGAGGGCATTCACCAGCGGGCGTCAGGGCAGCTCTACCAGGGCAAGCAGACCCACATCGGCTGGACCGCCCGGGAGATCGTGCTGCCCACGATTCCGGGCTCCGCGGCATCGGGCGCGATCATTCGTGTCGCGGGGATCACGGGCCGCATCCGTGGCATGAAGCACAAGCGTGTCGACGGGGTGAGCGTCCGCCCTTCGCTCGTACTGATCGACGACCCGCAGACCGACGAGAGCGCTCGCTCGCCGTCGCAGTGCGCCAATCGCGAGCGCATCCTCGCCGGTGCAATCCTCGGCATGGCCGGACCCGGACGGAAGATCGCTGGCCTGATGACGCTGACGGTGGTCCGCCCTGACGATCTGGCGGACCGCATTCTCGACCGCGACAAGCACCCGCAATGGCAGGGCGAGCGGACCAAGATGGTCTATTCGTTCCCCAAGAACGAGAAGCTCTGGGCCGAGTACGCCCGCGTGCGGGCCGAGGGGCTTCGCGCCGATCGCGGGATAAGCGATGCCACGGCGTTCTACGGCAAGCACCGGACGGCGATGGATGAGGGAGCGGTCATCGCCTGGCCGGAGCGGTACAACCACGACGAGTTGTCGGCGGTGCAGCACGCCATGAACCTGCGGCTGCAGAACGAGTCCGCATTCTTTGCCGAGTATCAGAATGAGCCGCTGCCAGAGGTCGAGGTCGCCGACGACCTTCTGAGCGCCGACCAGATCGCAGCGAAGGTGAACGGGCACGCCCGCGGGCTTGTCCCACTCGGGTGCTCGCACCTGACGATGTTCGTGGACGTGCAGGGCAAGGCACTGTTCTACCTCGTGGCCGCCTGGGAGGACGACTTCACGGGGCACATCATCGACTATGGCACCGAGCCGGACCAAAAGCAGGCGTACTTCACGCTTCGGGATGTGCGCCGGACGCTCGGGGCCGCTTCGCCACGCGCTGGCGTTGAAGGCGCGATCTACGGCGGTCTGGAGCGGCTCATCGAGGCGACTGTGGCTCGCGAATGGCGGCGCGACGACGGCGCGATGGTGCGGATCGACCGGTGCTTGATCGACGCCAACTGGGGTTCGTCAACGGACGTGGTCTATCAGTTCTGTCGCCAGAGCCCGCACGCGAGCGTGCTGACACCCAGCCACGGCAGGTATGTCGGCGCGAGCAGCCTCCCCTTTAGTGACTACAAGCGCAAGCGCGGCGAGCGGGTCGGACTGAACTGGCGCGTACCGATCGTGACCGGGAAGCGGGCGGTGCGGCACGTCCTGTTCGACACCAACTACTGGAAGTCATTCGTGCACGCGCGTCTCGCGGTGCCCATGGGCGATCCCGGCGGGCTCTCTCTGTTCGGCCAGAAGCCCGAGATACACCGTCTGCTGTCGGAGCACCTCACCAGCGAGTACCGCGTGCGTACGGAGGGTCGGGGCCGCACTGTGGACGAGTGGAGGCTCCGTGTCGAAGGACTCGACAACCACTGGCTCGACGGGTTAGTCGGCGCTGCGGTCGCCGCTTCCATGCAAGGCGCTGTGCTCTTTGGCACGGACCACAAGGTCATTGTCCGACCTCGGATCAGGCTCTCGCAGCTTCGAGGAGGCCGTCGATGA
- a CDS encoding phage portal protein, with protein MLKAIVNIMSRVGRGTQAASPSPAASRAPHGGGSRGGRRLVVAKFDSAKTTPENRKHWANADGLSPNAAINPEVRRVLRNRARYEVANNSYAKGIVLTLANDTIGTGPRLQMLTDDADANARIEDAFEQWSRAVDLPGKLRTMRLARAESGEAFALLINNPGIASAGSPVSLDLKLIEADQVCTPLLRRGRNDEIDGIALDEWGNPSAYRVLKRHPGDSGVFRTPIDDLTAYDTFPASSVVHYFRPDRPGQLRGIPDITPALPLFAQLRRYTLATIAAAETAANFAAVIYTDAPANGEADPLEPMDEVELEQRLATVLPGGWKLGQVHAEQPTTTFGEFKREILNEIARCLNMPFNVAAGNSSGYNYASGRLDHQVYYKSIRVEQHHLQLAVLDRILKAWLNEAVLVEGLLPQSLRTIAATLPEHAWFWDGVEHVDPAKEANAQATRLANHTTTLAAEFARQGRDWEQELRQRAKELTLMNELGLALASAPAAAPAANAPAEDPADNVDEETASASHR; from the coding sequence ATGCTGAAAGCGATTGTCAACATCATGAGCCGGGTCGGTCGCGGGACGCAGGCCGCCTCTCCCTCCCCGGCGGCGTCGCGTGCTCCGCACGGAGGCGGATCGCGTGGCGGCCGTCGTTTGGTCGTCGCCAAGTTCGACTCGGCCAAGACCACGCCGGAGAACCGCAAGCACTGGGCGAATGCGGACGGCCTCTCGCCCAACGCCGCCATCAACCCCGAGGTCCGTCGCGTCCTCCGCAACCGCGCTCGCTACGAAGTCGCCAACAACTCGTATGCCAAGGGCATCGTACTCACGCTCGCCAACGACACCATCGGCACCGGTCCCCGGCTGCAGATGCTCACTGACGACGCCGACGCGAATGCTCGCATCGAGGATGCGTTTGAGCAGTGGTCGCGGGCCGTCGACCTTCCCGGCAAGCTCCGCACCATGCGGTTGGCCCGGGCAGAGAGTGGCGAGGCGTTCGCGCTTCTGATCAACAACCCCGGCATCGCGTCAGCGGGCTCGCCCGTGTCGCTTGATCTCAAGCTCATCGAAGCGGACCAGGTCTGCACGCCCTTGCTTCGCCGCGGGCGCAACGACGAGATCGACGGCATCGCTCTGGATGAGTGGGGCAACCCCTCCGCGTACCGTGTGCTCAAGCGTCACCCCGGGGACAGCGGCGTGTTCCGCACGCCCATCGACGACCTCACGGCCTACGACACGTTCCCGGCCTCTTCGGTCGTGCACTACTTCCGTCCGGACCGGCCTGGCCAACTCCGCGGCATCCCTGACATCACGCCGGCGCTCCCGCTGTTCGCGCAGCTCCGCCGGTACACATTGGCGACCATCGCGGCCGCCGAGACCGCCGCCAACTTCGCCGCCGTGATCTACACCGACGCGCCGGCTAACGGCGAGGCCGATCCGCTGGAGCCGATGGACGAGGTCGAACTCGAGCAGCGTCTGGCGACCGTCCTTCCGGGCGGCTGGAAGCTCGGCCAGGTTCATGCCGAGCAGCCGACGACGACGTTCGGCGAGTTCAAGCGCGAGATCCTCAATGAGATCGCCCGATGCCTGAACATGCCGTTCAACGTCGCAGCCGGCAACTCCTCCGGGTACAACTACGCCAGCGGTCGCCTTGACCACCAGGTGTACTACAAGAGCATCCGCGTCGAGCAGCACCACCTGCAGCTTGCCGTGCTCGATCGCATCCTGAAGGCGTGGCTCAACGAGGCGGTGCTTGTCGAGGGACTGCTCCCGCAGTCCCTGCGGACCATCGCCGCAACGCTCCCGGAGCACGCGTGGTTCTGGGATGGCGTCGAGCACGTTGATCCAGCCAAAGAGGCGAACGCCCAGGCCACCCGACTGGCCAACCACACGACCACGCTCGCCGCGGAGTTCGCCCGGCAAGGCCGCGACTGGGAGCAGGAGCTCCGCCAGCGTGCCAAAGAGCTCACGCTCATGAACGAGCTCGGCCTCGCGCTCGCAAGCGCACCGGCCGCCGCTCCGGCCGCGAACGCGCCCGCCGAAGACCCCGCAGACAACGTTGATGAGGAGACCGCCAGTGCCAGTCACCGCTGA
- a CDS encoding DUF2190 family protein: protein MASGPAKFVQEGGSIDYTPGADVLVGAVIVQADLIGVAQAPIKAGQLGSLAVTGVFDFNKAVGAGSAIPAGTLTYWDAAAQNATKNAAAGANKLIGKAVKATVDADTVVRVRLQQ, encoded by the coding sequence ATGGCTTCGGGACCAGCAAAGTTCGTTCAGGAAGGCGGCTCGATCGACTACACCCCGGGCGCGGATGTGCTCGTCGGCGCGGTGATCGTGCAGGCCGATCTCATCGGCGTGGCGCAGGCACCGATCAAGGCGGGCCAGTTGGGTTCGCTCGCCGTCACCGGCGTCTTCGACTTCAACAAGGCGGTCGGCGCTGGCAGCGCCATCCCCGCGGGCACGCTCACGTACTGGGATGCGGCCGCCCAGAACGCCACCAAGAACGCGGCCGCCGGCGCGAACAAGCTGATCGGCAAGGCGGTGAAGGCCACCGTCGACGCCGACACCGTCGTCCGCGTGCGGCTGCAGCAGTAA
- a CDS encoding methyltransferase domain-containing protein → MTTTPTTPTPLDAKRAKERTKYLALANKPGSTYGSSNHGRAAIPLIQECKPRFVVDFGCGRNDLVRELRRLGIDGLGVDFAFHEADLVRPMHATALQAGIADVVTSFDALEHLLPEDVDLTLAEMRRVAVPRGRFIFSICTRPSTTTVAGEGLHPTVRPLDWWLERIARVGVAGRPQAGSRYIVGRFKSDGGCCGA, encoded by the coding sequence ATGACAACCACTCCGACCACCCCAACGCCGCTCGATGCCAAGCGTGCCAAGGAGCGGACCAAGTACCTGGCACTGGCGAACAAGCCCGGCTCCACGTACGGCTCGTCCAACCACGGCCGGGCGGCGATCCCGCTCATCCAGGAGTGCAAGCCGAGGTTCGTGGTGGACTTCGGCTGCGGCCGCAACGACCTTGTGCGCGAGCTGCGGCGTCTTGGCATCGACGGACTGGGCGTCGACTTCGCGTTCCACGAGGCGGACCTCGTGCGCCCCATGCACGCGACCGCCCTGCAGGCGGGCATCGCCGACGTGGTGACGAGCTTCGACGCCCTCGAGCACCTCCTGCCCGAGGACGTGGATCTCACGCTCGCGGAGATGCGCCGCGTCGCGGTGCCGCGCGGGCGGTTCATCTTCTCGATCTGCACGCGGCCGAGCACGACCACCGTCGCCGGCGAAGGTCTGCACCCGACGGTGCGGCCGCTGGACTGGTGGCTAGAGCGCATCGCCCGCGTCGGCGTCGCTGGCAGGCCCCAGGCGGGGTCCCGCTACATCGTCGGGCGGTTCAAGAGTGATGGGGGGTGCTGCGGTGCGTGA
- a CDS encoding copper-translocating P-type ATPase, giving the protein MHEHASHGFRSHTPSQNASSLGDDHSAHMNVGETEAKRLLTKMIVGAALSLPVLVIAMSHGKIEAFNVAWINWLQLALTTPVLFWCGWQFFRSAWKGLRHFSANMDTLVAMGTGAAYVYSLAATIWPSFFAGVTGGAAGAGGAAHGLHDAAAAAGGAHAVPVYFEAAAVIIVLILLGKYSEARATGRTTAAIKRLIGLQPKTARVLRDGVEGDVPIEAVVIGDRVLVRPGEKIPVDGTVENGRSAVDESMLTGESVPVEKDAGDSVFGATLNTTGALRLVATKVGADTALQQIVRLVQEAQGSKAPIARLADRISGVFVPIVIAIALTTFIVWWIVSPPDSRLSMALVTAVSVLIIACPCALGLATPTAIMVGTGRGAEKGILIKGGEALETAHKLTAIVLDKTGTITHGKPTVTDVIPAPGGTLDEHELLRLAASAEQHSEHPLAAAIVREAMARGLALTEPIGFQALVGHGVEATVNGRAVLVGKAALLEQRGIQPALAEKAASLAAMGRTPMFIAVDGREAGIVAVADTVRPESKEAIATMHALGLRVVMMTGDNQRTAEAVASQVGVDLVFAEVLPKDKADKVKALQAEGHVVGMVGDGINDAPALAQADVGLAVGTGTDVAMESADITLMRGDLRAVPQAIALSHATMRTIRQNLFWAFIYNVVGIPVAAGVLFPFTGWLLSPIIASAAMAFSSVSVVLNSLRLRSRSAT; this is encoded by the coding sequence ATGCATGAGCATGCGTCGCATGGGTTTCGGTCGCACACCCCAAGTCAGAACGCGTCGAGCCTTGGCGACGACCACTCGGCCCACATGAATGTGGGCGAGACTGAGGCAAAGCGCCTGCTCACCAAGATGATCGTGGGCGCGGCGCTCTCGCTGCCGGTTCTGGTCATCGCAATGTCGCACGGCAAGATCGAGGCGTTCAACGTCGCCTGGATCAACTGGCTCCAGCTTGCGCTGACCACTCCGGTGCTCTTCTGGTGCGGGTGGCAGTTCTTCCGCTCCGCCTGGAAGGGCCTCCGCCACTTCAGCGCGAACATGGACACGCTGGTCGCGATGGGCACGGGCGCAGCCTACGTCTACTCACTGGCGGCAACGATCTGGCCTTCATTCTTCGCGGGGGTCACGGGCGGCGCGGCGGGGGCGGGCGGGGCGGCGCACGGTTTGCACGACGCTGCCGCGGCAGCGGGCGGTGCGCACGCGGTGCCGGTCTACTTTGAGGCTGCGGCGGTCATCATCGTGCTCATCCTTCTGGGCAAGTACTCTGAGGCCCGAGCGACGGGGAGGACCACAGCGGCGATCAAACGCCTGATCGGCCTGCAACCCAAGACCGCCCGAGTGCTGCGGGACGGCGTCGAGGGCGACGTGCCCATCGAGGCCGTGGTGATCGGCGACCGCGTATTGGTACGGCCCGGCGAAAAGATCCCCGTCGACGGCACGGTCGAGAACGGCCGGTCGGCGGTGGATGAATCGATGCTGACCGGCGAGAGCGTGCCCGTCGAGAAGGATGCAGGCGACAGCGTCTTTGGTGCCACGCTGAACACGACTGGCGCGTTGCGGCTCGTCGCGACCAAGGTGGGGGCCGATACCGCACTCCAGCAGATCGTGCGGCTTGTCCAGGAGGCGCAAGGCAGCAAGGCCCCGATCGCCCGCCTGGCCGACAGGATCAGCGGCGTCTTCGTGCCGATCGTGATCGCCATCGCACTTACGACCTTCATCGTGTGGTGGATCGTGTCACCACCGGACTCACGCCTGAGCATGGCCCTGGTCACCGCGGTCTCGGTGCTCATCATCGCCTGCCCGTGCGCCCTTGGTTTGGCCACACCGACGGCGATCATGGTCGGGACCGGTCGCGGGGCCGAGAAGGGCATTCTCATCAAGGGCGGTGAAGCGCTGGAGACCGCGCATAAACTGACCGCGATCGTGCTCGACAAGACCGGCACCATCACCCACGGCAAGCCCACCGTGACCGACGTCATCCCGGCACCCGGTGGAACGCTCGATGAACACGAGTTGCTGCGACTGGCCGCATCGGCCGAGCAGCACAGCGAGCACCCGCTCGCCGCGGCGATTGTGCGCGAGGCAATGGCACGCGGGCTGGCCCTCACCGAGCCGATCGGCTTCCAGGCCCTGGTCGGGCACGGCGTCGAGGCCACTGTGAACGGCCGCGCCGTGCTCGTTGGCAAGGCCGCGCTGCTCGAGCAGCGCGGTATCCAGCCCGCGCTTGCCGAGAAGGCCGCGAGCCTGGCTGCGATGGGGCGCACGCCCATGTTCATCGCCGTGGACGGCCGCGAAGCCGGGATCGTGGCCGTTGCCGACACGGTACGGCCCGAGTCGAAGGAGGCCATCGCCACGATGCACGCGCTGGGCCTCCGCGTGGTCATGATGACCGGCGACAATCAGCGGACGGCCGAAGCGGTCGCTTCGCAGGTCGGTGTGGATCTTGTATTCGCGGAGGTCCTGCCCAAGGACAAGGCGGACAAGGTCAAGGCCCTCCAGGCCGAAGGTCACGTCGTGGGCATGGTCGGCGACGGCATCAACGACGCCCCGGCGCTCGCACAGGCCGATGTCGGCCTCGCGGTCGGAACCGGCACCGATGTCGCGATGGAGTCTGCGGACATCACGCTCATGCGGGGCGACTTGCGGGCCGTACCTCAGGCGATTGCCCTCTCCCATGCGACGATGCGGACCATTCGGCAGAACCTCTTCTGGGCGTTCATCTACAACGTCGTGGGTATCCCCGTCGCCGCAGGCGTGCTCTTCCCGTTCACGGGCTGGTTGCTCTCTCCGATTATCGCGAGCGCCGCGATGGCGTTTAGCAGCGTCAGCGTGGTCCTCAACAGCCTCAGGTTGAGGTCTCGCTCAGCGACGTGA
- a CDS encoding metal-sensitive transcriptional regulator, which produces MKKQRLTSNGQAGTVGSVNSAGHTSADGAAGAACCGCGAAGGVEAASDGVGPGAHAAGVDAGLKAANLKHLKRIEGQVRGIAAMIEEDRYCADIIQQCAAVQESLRAVAKNLLRNHLGHCASRAMHGDKEQQTAMVEELIELVGRIAR; this is translated from the coding sequence ATGAAGAAGCAGCGTTTAACGAGCAATGGACAAGCGGGCACCGTCGGGAGCGTAAACAGCGCAGGCCACACATCAGCGGATGGCGCGGCCGGTGCAGCGTGCTGCGGGTGCGGTGCTGCGGGAGGGGTGGAAGCCGCGAGTGATGGCGTCGGTCCGGGCGCGCACGCGGCCGGTGTGGACGCGGGGCTCAAGGCGGCGAACCTGAAACACCTCAAGCGGATCGAGGGGCAAGTGCGCGGGATTGCCGCGATGATCGAGGAGGATCGCTACTGCGCCGACATCATCCAGCAGTGTGCGGCCGTGCAGGAATCGCTGCGAGCTGTCGCGAAAAACTTGCTGCGGAACCACCTCGGGCATTGCGCCAGCCGCGCCATGCACGGAGATAAGGAACAGCAGACTGCGATGGTCGAAGAACTGATCGAGCTGGTCGGAAGGATTGCACGCTAA
- a CDS encoding IS5 family transposase, whose translation MRGTPERQVPIFHTFNVEDLIEPDHPLRAIKRMVDRALSDMSRTFNAAYSDTGRPGVPPETLLKALLLQCLYTVRSERELCRRLKTDLLFRWFLDLRPSDEVFDHAVFSHNRERLAEHGITPKFFDTVVKQALALGLTSDEHFTVDGTLIQSHASLKSLKRIEREERRKDDDPPSGGRNASVDFKGEKRANATHRSTTDPEARLYKKGDGVGAFLCHSAHALSENRHGLIVAVRVEEANGTAERASALRMLDHAERGHGVRPWTLGADKGYDAGPFLVELEKRWIEPHIAIKSGRIDPMSERSDQGTWARWFVRQEQRRAGFRTSQRRRKLVEEFFGWVKTVAGLRRARHVGREKITQCFELAAAAYNLVRMRTLTAA comes from the coding sequence ATGAGAGGCACACCCGAGCGTCAGGTTCCGATCTTCCACACCTTCAACGTCGAGGATCTGATCGAGCCGGATCATCCGTTGCGGGCGATCAAGCGGATGGTCGATCGGGCGCTCTCGGACATGAGCCGGACGTTCAACGCGGCGTACAGCGACACGGGCCGGCCGGGTGTGCCCCCGGAGACGCTGCTCAAGGCCCTGCTCCTGCAGTGCCTGTACACGGTCCGGTCCGAGCGGGAGCTGTGCCGGCGGCTCAAGACCGACCTGCTCTTCCGGTGGTTCCTGGACCTGCGGCCCTCCGACGAGGTCTTCGACCACGCGGTGTTCAGCCACAACCGGGAACGCCTGGCCGAGCACGGGATCACGCCGAAGTTCTTCGACACGGTGGTGAAGCAGGCCCTGGCGCTGGGATTGACCAGCGATGAGCACTTCACGGTGGATGGGACGCTGATCCAGAGCCACGCCTCGCTCAAGAGCCTCAAGAGGATCGAGCGGGAGGAACGCCGCAAGGATGACGATCCACCCTCCGGGGGTCGCAACGCATCCGTGGACTTCAAGGGGGAGAAGCGGGCCAACGCCACGCACCGGAGCACGACCGATCCCGAAGCGCGGCTGTACAAGAAGGGGGACGGCGTGGGGGCGTTCCTGTGCCACTCGGCCCACGCCCTCTCCGAGAACCGGCACGGGCTGATCGTGGCGGTGCGTGTGGAGGAGGCCAACGGAACGGCGGAACGGGCCAGCGCGCTGCGGATGCTCGATCACGCCGAACGCGGGCACGGCGTGCGGCCGTGGACGCTGGGGGCGGACAAGGGGTACGACGCGGGGCCGTTCCTGGTGGAGCTGGAGAAGCGCTGGATCGAGCCGCACATCGCGATCAAGTCGGGACGGATCGATCCGATGAGCGAGCGTTCCGATCAGGGCACGTGGGCCCGGTGGTTCGTGCGGCAGGAGCAAAGGAGAGCCGGGTTCAGGACCAGCCAGCGACGACGAAAGCTCGTCGAGGAGTTCTTCGGGTGGGTCAAGACGGTGGCGGGGCTGAGGCGGGCCAGGCACGTGGGGCGAGAGAAGATCACGCAGTGCTTCGAACTGGCCGCCGCGGCGTACAACCTCGTGCGGATGAGAACCCTGACGGCCGCGTGA
- a CDS encoding heavy-metal-associated domain-containing protein → MTKTTTNPPSTTADPGSFTLTIDGMTCGHCVRAVTKALAAVPGVGVRSVAVGRAEITAPDGLTVAQAVNALGEAGYAANRLLNNRPSRHTESTSELALSLGCAIIRPFTRPSGFSSARGCTPRRPVRSTA, encoded by the coding sequence ATGACGAAGACCACAACGAATCCTCCTTCCACCACCGCCGACCCGGGCTCGTTCACGCTCACTATCGACGGAATGACCTGCGGGCACTGCGTTCGGGCCGTCACCAAGGCACTGGCTGCCGTGCCGGGCGTGGGCGTCCGGTCGGTCGCAGTGGGTCGCGCCGAGATCACCGCACCCGATGGGCTGACCGTGGCCCAGGCCGTCAACGCGTTGGGCGAGGCCGGCTACGCGGCTAACAGGCTGTTGAACAACCGTCCATCACGGCACACTGAGTCTACCTCGGAACTCGCGTTGTCTCTGGGCTGTGCGATCATTCGGCCCTTCACGCGGCCGTCAGGGTTCTCATCCGCACGAGGTTGTACGCCGCGGCGGCCAGTTCGAAGCACTGCGTGA